One part of the Flavobacterium johnsoniae UW101 genome encodes these proteins:
- a CDS encoding helix-turn-helix domain-containing protein: MDIEKDYIKLIFGLKLKQVRTQKNLSLFGLAKLTNLSKSYLNEIEKGKKYPKTDKILLLCEHLDVTYDQMVSLKLDNNLAPIGEILKSGILKEIPLELFGIQEADLIDIIANAPAKVNAFISTIIEIAQHYNLSRESFFLAALRSYQEAHSNYFEDLEEKVIAFSKSFQINLDSKISVEELEAILKEEYEYNIREIAFTDQEALGDLRSIYVPKSKTLLLSTELDAPQKAFILAKEIAYNYLKISDRLLTFSWIKFENFDQVLHNFYASYFAGALLLPRKLVVDKINSFLENENPKPEEFVQLIESFEVSPESFYQRLTNLLPKDFQLKNLFFLRLSHRIGSDVYQINKELHITHQQEPHANETNEHYCRRWVSVKTIDEAIKQNKSHFFDAQISSYANSGNEYLVFSSATKDPFLHDTIRSISVGILINPTMKKKFKVIDGKPLVKRIVGVTCETCAVQDCLERAAPPVVLERKKRHENTDAVVQQFMNQYS; this comes from the coding sequence ATGGATATCGAAAAAGACTATATAAAGCTGATCTTCGGACTAAAATTGAAACAAGTCAGAACGCAAAAAAATCTTTCTCTTTTTGGCTTGGCCAAATTGACCAATCTTTCAAAATCGTACTTAAACGAGATTGAAAAGGGGAAAAAATATCCAAAAACCGATAAAATTTTATTGCTCTGCGAACATTTGGACGTGACTTATGACCAAATGGTGTCTTTAAAACTCGATAACAACCTAGCTCCTATTGGCGAAATATTAAAATCAGGCATTTTAAAAGAGATTCCGCTGGAACTTTTCGGAATTCAAGAAGCTGATTTAATTGATATTATTGCCAATGCTCCGGCAAAAGTCAATGCGTTTATTAGTACGATTATCGAAATTGCACAGCATTATAATTTAAGCCGTGAAAGTTTCTTTTTAGCTGCTTTGCGTTCGTATCAGGAAGCACATAGTAATTATTTTGAAGATTTAGAAGAAAAAGTAATCGCGTTTTCGAAGTCGTTTCAAATTAATCTGGATTCTAAAATCAGCGTTGAAGAACTGGAAGCGATTTTAAAAGAAGAATACGAATACAACATCAGAGAAATAGCGTTTACAGATCAGGAAGCTTTGGGCGATTTACGTTCGATTTATGTTCCAAAAAGCAAGACTTTATTGCTTTCAACTGAACTCGATGCTCCGCAGAAAGCATTTATTTTAGCCAAAGAAATAGCTTATAATTATCTAAAAATATCCGATCGATTACTGACTTTCAGTTGGATTAAGTTTGAAAATTTCGATCAGGTTTTGCATAATTTTTACGCTTCTTATTTTGCTGGTGCTTTGTTACTTCCAAGGAAATTAGTAGTAGACAAAATCAATTCTTTTTTAGAAAATGAGAATCCGAAACCAGAAGAATTTGTTCAATTAATTGAAAGTTTTGAAGTTTCGCCTGAATCTTTTTACCAAAGATTGACCAATTTATTACCGAAAGATTTTCAACTAAAGAATTTATTCTTTTTAAGATTATCACACCGAATTGGTTCTGATGTTTACCAAATTAATAAAGAATTACACATTACACATCAGCAAGAACCGCACGCCAACGAAACCAACGAGCATTATTGCAGAAGATGGGTTTCGGTTAAAACGATTGACGAAGCCATCAAACAAAATAAATCTCATTTTTTTGATGCGCAAATTTCCAGTTATGCGAATAGCGGAAACGAATATTTAGTATTTTCATCAGCAACAAAGGATCCTTTTTTACATGATACCATTCGAAGTATTTCTGTCGGAATTTTGATTAATCCAACAATGAAAAAGAAATTCAAGGTCATTGACGGAAAACCTTTGGTGAAACGAATTGTTGGTGTAACTTGCGAAACCTGTGCTGTTCAGGATTGTCTGGAAAGAGCAGCACCGCCAGTTGTTTTAGAAAGAAAAAAACGCCATGAGAATACCGATGCTGTTGTACAGCAATTTATGAATCAATATAGTTAG
- the galE gene encoding UDP-glucose 4-epimerase GalE — MKVLVTGGLGFIGSHTVVELQNEGYEVVIIDNLSNSSEDVLKGITAITGKTPLFEKIDLREKSAVRDFFKKHNDVTGVIHFAASKAVGESVEQPLLYYENNISSLVYLLQELQQKPEASFIFSSSCTVYGQAEKMPITEDAPVQTAMSPYGNTKQMGEEIITDTAKVTNISAILLRYFNPVGAHETAEIGELPLGVPQNLVPFITQTGVGLRQELSVFGNDYPTPDGTAVRDYIHVVDLAKAHVIALQRLFNKKNAAKVETFNLGTGKGSSVLEVIHSFEKVSGKKLPYKMMPRREGDITEAYANTDKANNVLGWKAELSLDEAMASAWKWEQKVRNK; from the coding sequence ATGAAAGTATTAGTAACAGGAGGATTAGGATTTATCGGTTCTCACACTGTAGTCGAATTGCAAAACGAAGGCTATGAGGTAGTGATCATTGATAATCTTTCCAATTCTTCAGAAGATGTTTTAAAAGGGATTACCGCGATTACAGGAAAAACGCCTTTATTCGAAAAAATTGATTTAAGAGAAAAAAGCGCCGTTCGGGATTTCTTTAAAAAACACAATGATGTTACTGGTGTGATTCATTTTGCAGCTTCAAAAGCAGTTGGTGAAAGTGTTGAACAGCCTTTGTTGTATTATGAAAACAACATTAGCAGTTTAGTTTATCTTTTACAGGAATTACAGCAAAAACCTGAAGCAAGTTTTATTTTCAGTTCTTCTTGTACAGTTTACGGTCAGGCCGAAAAAATGCCAATTACAGAAGATGCTCCGGTACAAACTGCAATGTCTCCTTACGGAAATACCAAACAGATGGGAGAAGAAATTATTACCGATACAGCAAAGGTTACTAATATCAGCGCGATTTTATTACGTTATTTTAATCCGGTTGGAGCACATGAAACAGCTGAAATTGGAGAGCTTCCGTTGGGAGTTCCTCAAAATTTAGTTCCGTTTATCACGCAGACTGGAGTTGGTTTGCGCCAGGAATTATCGGTTTTTGGAAATGATTATCCAACACCGGACGGTACTGCGGTTCGTGATTATATTCATGTTGTCGATTTAGCAAAAGCGCACGTAATTGCTTTACAACGTTTGTTTAATAAAAAGAATGCAGCAAAAGTAGAAACCTTCAATTTAGGAACAGGAAAAGGAAGTTCTGTTTTAGAAGTCATTCATAGCTTTGAAAAAGTCAGCGGTAAAAAACTGCCTTACAAGATGATGCCTCGTCGTGAAGGTGATATTACTGAAGCTTATGCAAATACAGATAAGGCAAATAATGTCTTAGGATGGAAGGCAGAACTTAGTTTAGACGAAGCAATGGCAAGCGCCTGGAAATGGGAACAAAAAGTGAGGAATAAATAA
- a CDS encoding pirin family protein, whose amino-acid sequence MENIVLHKAESRGNANHGWLNAYHSFSFASWYNPDRIQFGALRVLNDDTIAAGMGFGTHPHDNMEIITIPLEGDLAHKDSMGNTEVIKNGDIQVMSAGTGIQHSEFNPNEDQQTKLLQIWLFPNKRNVTPRYQQITLNVADRHNKLAQVLSPNADDEGVWIHQDAWFNMGNFDAGTATEYKIKKEGNGVYAFVLKGNVTINGQELNTRDAVGISGTDTLNIKANTDAEFLLMDIPMNY is encoded by the coding sequence ATGGAAAATATAGTATTGCACAAAGCAGAATCAAGAGGAAATGCAAATCACGGATGGTTAAATGCTTATCATAGTTTTAGTTTTGCGAGCTGGTACAATCCAGATAGAATTCAATTTGGAGCGCTTCGTGTTTTGAATGACGATACGATTGCTGCCGGAATGGGATTTGGAACTCACCCTCACGATAATATGGAAATTATTACGATTCCATTAGAAGGTGATTTGGCTCACAAAGACAGCATGGGAAACACTGAAGTAATCAAAAATGGTGACATTCAGGTTATGAGTGCAGGAACAGGAATTCAGCATAGTGAGTTTAACCCGAACGAAGATCAGCAGACTAAATTGCTACAAATTTGGTTGTTTCCAAACAAAAGAAACGTTACGCCACGTTATCAGCAAATTACTTTGAATGTTGCTGACAGACATAATAAATTAGCACAAGTTTTATCTCCAAATGCAGATGATGAAGGAGTTTGGATTCACCAAGATGCGTGGTTCAACATGGGAAATTTTGATGCAGGAACTGCAACTGAATATAAAATCAAAAAAGAAGGAAACGGAGTTTATGCTTTCGTTTTGAAAGGAAATGTAACCATCAACGGTCAGGAATTAAATACTCGTGATGCGGTTGGAATTTCAGGAACTGACACTTTGAATATTAAAGCAAATACAGACGCTGAATTTTTATTAATGGACATTCCAATGAATTATTAA
- a CDS encoding helix-turn-helix domain-containing protein, translated as MKRYPIYSVQNFSCNDIHRDFYVNTFKEHLKSHSFVEEPHRHDSYLMVFFTKGSGLHEVDFDQFEIKRGSLFVLQPGQMHHWSLSEDIEGFVIIFSQELYNLYFGQKKINDYNFYHSIQNRPEMVFEEKEIPKIQPYFDLLIQENSQDNKYQLDKLLNLLDCIHIEVARKYGETYSHQTHSYNIKINKFELLLEEYFRTEKLPSFYAEKLNITLKHLNRICNEILQKTATEVITDRVILEIKRMLIDKQLAVNEVAFKVGYEDYSYFSRFFKKQTGMSPTEFRNIK; from the coding sequence ATGAAACGATATCCCATTTATAGTGTTCAGAATTTTAGCTGTAACGATATTCACCGCGATTTTTACGTCAATACTTTTAAAGAGCATTTAAAAAGTCACAGTTTTGTCGAAGAACCACATCGTCATGACTCGTATTTAATGGTATTTTTTACGAAAGGTTCAGGATTGCATGAAGTCGATTTTGATCAGTTCGAAATCAAAAGAGGAAGTCTTTTTGTACTGCAGCCGGGACAAATGCACCATTGGAGTTTATCCGAAGACATTGAAGGTTTTGTAATTATCTTTTCTCAGGAATTGTACAATTTGTATTTCGGGCAAAAAAAGATCAACGATTATAATTTTTATCATTCTATTCAAAACCGGCCAGAAATGGTTTTTGAAGAAAAAGAAATCCCAAAAATCCAGCCTTATTTCGATTTACTGATTCAGGAAAATAGCCAAGACAATAAATACCAATTAGACAAATTATTGAATTTGTTGGATTGTATTCATATTGAAGTAGCCAGAAAATATGGCGAAACCTATTCGCATCAAACCCATTCATACAATATCAAAATCAACAAGTTTGAATTACTTTTGGAAGAATATTTCAGAACCGAGAAATTGCCTTCGTTTTATGCAGAAAAACTAAATATTACGCTGAAACATTTAAACAGAATCTGCAACGAAATTCTCCAAAAAACAGCAACTGAAGTTATCACAGATCGTGTAATTCTGGAAATAAAAAGAATGCTGATCGATAAGCAATTAGCTGTAAACGAAGTCGCATTCAAAGTCGGTTACGAAGATTACTCGTATTTCTCCCGTTTCTTCAAAAAACAAACTGGAATGTCGCCGACTGAATTTAGAAATATAAAATAA
- a CDS encoding DUF983 domain-containing protein: protein MSSALTHILKNECPVCHKGKVFTDKNIFLNFSFPKMNEYCSHCNYKFQKEPGYFFGAMYVNYGLTVAQGIATYCIAQFFFETNFDLRILPIIAVTITLLTPFNLRFSRLAWIYMFKDYSS from the coding sequence ATGTCAAGCGCATTAACTCATATTTTAAAAAACGAATGCCCTGTTTGTCATAAAGGAAAAGTTTTTACAGACAAGAATATTTTTCTGAATTTCAGTTTTCCAAAAATGAATGAATACTGCAGTCATTGCAATTACAAATTCCAAAAAGAGCCTGGTTATTTCTTTGGTGCCATGTACGTAAACTACGGATTAACCGTGGCTCAGGGAATTGCAACATATTGTATTGCACAGTTTTTCTTTGAAACAAATTTCGATTTAAGAATCCTTCCAATTATTGCCGTAACCATTACTTTGCTTACTCCTTTTAATCTTAGATTTTCAAGATTAGCATGGATTTATATGTTTAAGGATTATTCGAGCTAA
- a CDS encoding YceI family protein, whose translation MATTKWSIDPTHSEIGFKVKHMMFTNVSGKFGTYEASAITEGESFDNADFSFSADIASVDTANADRDGHLRSGDFFDAENHPKLTFKSSSFKKINDGEYELTGDLDIKGVSKTVKFPVEFSGIMTDPWGNTKVGLSIEGKINRKDWGLNWNSALETGGVLVGEEVRLNIELQFVKQA comes from the coding sequence ATGGCAACTACAAAATGGTCAATTGACCCAACTCACTCAGAAATTGGTTTTAAAGTTAAACACATGATGTTTACAAATGTTTCAGGAAAATTTGGAACTTATGAAGCTTCTGCAATCACAGAAGGAGAAAGTTTTGATAATGCAGATTTCAGTTTTTCTGCTGATATCGCTTCAGTAGACACTGCAAACGCAGATCGTGACGGACATTTAAGAAGTGGTGATTTCTTTGACGCTGAAAATCATCCAAAATTAACTTTCAAATCTTCTTCTTTCAAAAAAATCAACGATGGTGAATATGAATTAACTGGAGATTTAGACATTAAAGGTGTTTCTAAAACAGTAAAATTCCCAGTTGAATTTAGCGGAATCATGACTGATCCTTGGGGAAATACAAAAGTAGGTTTAAGCATAGAAGGAAAAATTAATCGTAAAGATTGGGGTTTAAACTGGAACTCAGCTCTTGAAACAGGTGGTGTTTTAGTAGGAGAAGAAGTTCGTTTAAACATTGAATTACAATTTGTAAAACAAGCCTAA
- the aceB gene encoding malate synthase A, giving the protein MKNQLEITETAMEFLAEKKLRYPKIWTEEAIVFITELHRKFESQRKLLLLQREQKQVTFDQGIMPVFIPETKSVREGSWKAGEIPKDLLDRRVEITGPVDRKMIINALNSGAKTFMADFEDSTSPTWQNLMDGQVNLIDAVNKTITFTDLVKQKSYHLNEKIATLIVRPRGLHLPEKHVLVEGNEVSGSLIDFGLYVFHNHKRLLENNSGPYFYIPKLEHYLEARWWNNVIDFTEDYLKLNRGTIKVTVLIETITASFQLDEIIYELKEHIVGLNCGRWDYIFSYIKKFRKNPKFIVPDRDQVTMTSPFMSAYSNLVIQRCHKRGIHAIGGMAAQIPIRNNEEANAVAFAKVRTDKEREVKNGHDGTWVAHPDLVAIAKEIFDKGMPTPNQIHVKREHRKITEADLIEPPIGIITENGVRKNINVGVLYLASWLNGQGAAALHNLMEDAATAEISRSQLWQWLQNKVILDNGRKLDLAYYHELALNEFRKIKEEIGEENYEKQQFPLAEKMLERLVVNLHFVDFVTLPCYKYL; this is encoded by the coding sequence ATGAAAAACCAATTAGAAATTACCGAAACGGCAATGGAATTTTTAGCCGAAAAGAAGCTTCGTTATCCAAAGATCTGGACAGAAGAAGCCATTGTTTTTATAACTGAATTGCATAGAAAATTCGAATCACAGCGAAAACTATTGCTTTTACAGCGCGAACAGAAACAAGTCACTTTTGATCAGGGAATTATGCCTGTTTTTATTCCAGAAACCAAAAGTGTGAGAGAAGGCAGTTGGAAAGCTGGAGAAATTCCGAAAGATTTATTGGATCGAAGAGTAGAAATTACCGGGCCGGTTGACCGCAAAATGATTATTAATGCTTTGAATTCTGGCGCCAAAACATTTATGGCCGATTTTGAAGACAGCACTTCGCCAACCTGGCAAAACTTGATGGACGGACAGGTAAATTTGATTGATGCGGTAAACAAAACCATTACGTTTACTGATTTGGTAAAACAGAAATCGTATCATTTAAATGAAAAAATCGCAACGTTAATTGTACGTCCGAGAGGTTTGCATTTGCCAGAAAAACATGTTTTAGTTGAAGGAAATGAAGTTTCGGGTTCTTTGATAGATTTTGGTTTGTATGTTTTTCACAATCATAAACGACTTTTAGAAAACAATTCTGGACCGTATTTCTACATTCCGAAATTAGAGCATTATCTGGAAGCGCGCTGGTGGAATAATGTAATTGATTTTACCGAGGATTATTTAAAACTGAACAGAGGAACGATAAAAGTGACGGTTTTAATTGAAACGATAACGGCAAGTTTTCAATTGGATGAAATTATCTACGAATTGAAAGAACATATCGTTGGCTTAAACTGCGGACGCTGGGATTATATTTTCTCCTACATCAAAAAGTTTAGAAAAAATCCAAAATTCATCGTGCCAGATCGGGATCAGGTAACTATGACTTCGCCTTTTATGAGTGCTTATTCAAATCTGGTAATTCAAAGATGTCATAAAAGAGGAATTCATGCAATTGGCGGAATGGCTGCACAGATTCCGATTCGAAATAACGAAGAAGCTAATGCAGTTGCTTTCGCAAAAGTAAGAACCGATAAGGAACGTGAAGTTAAAAATGGACACGACGGAACTTGGGTAGCGCATCCGGATTTAGTTGCAATAGCAAAAGAAATTTTTGATAAAGGAATGCCAACTCCAAATCAGATTCACGTAAAAAGAGAACATCGAAAAATTACAGAAGCCGATTTGATTGAACCGCCAATTGGAATCATTACTGAAAATGGTGTCCGCAAAAACATCAACGTTGGAGTTTTATATCTGGCTTCATGGCTAAACGGACAAGGCGCCGCCGCTTTACATAATTTGATGGAAGATGCTGCAACGGCCGAAATTTCGAGATCACAATTGTGGCAATGGCTTCAGAATAAAGTGATTTTAGATAATGGACGAAAATTAGATTTGGCTTATTATCATGAATTGGCTTTAAATGAATTCAGAAAAATCAAGGAAGAAATAGGAGAAGAAAATTATGAAAAACAACAATTTCCATTAGCCGAAAAAATGCTGGAAAGACTGGTTGTAAACCTGCATTTTGTGGATTTCGTTACTCTTCCATGTTATAAATATCTATAA
- the fabD gene encoding ACP S-malonyltransferase, translating into MKAYVFPGQGAQFTGMGKDLYENSALAKELFEKANEILGFRITDIMFEGTAEELKETKVTQPAVFLHSVILAKTLEDFKPEMVAGHSLGEFSALVANGTLSFEDGLKLVSQRALAMQKACEITPSTMAAVLGLADNVVEEVCASIDGVVVAANYNCPGQLVISGETTAVEKACEAMKAAGAKRALILPVGGAFHSPMMEPAREELAAAIEATTFSAPICPVYQNVTASAVSDANEIKKNLIIQLTAPVKWTQSVQQMIADGATLFTEIGPGKVLTGLINKIDKEAAVANA; encoded by the coding sequence ATGAAAGCATACGTATTTCCGGGTCAAGGTGCACAATTCACAGGAATGGGTAAAGACCTTTATGAAAATTCGGCTTTAGCCAAAGAATTATTCGAAAAAGCAAATGAAATTCTAGGTTTTAGAATTACTGATATCATGTTTGAAGGCACTGCCGAAGAACTAAAAGAAACTAAAGTTACACAGCCTGCAGTATTTTTACATTCTGTTATTTTAGCGAAAACTTTAGAAGATTTCAAACCGGAAATGGTTGCAGGACATTCATTAGGAGAATTTTCAGCTTTGGTTGCTAACGGAACTTTATCTTTTGAAGATGGTTTAAAATTAGTTTCTCAACGTGCTCTTGCAATGCAGAAAGCCTGCGAAATCACTCCATCTACAATGGCTGCAGTTTTAGGTTTAGCCGATAATGTTGTAGAAGAAGTTTGTGCTTCTATCGACGGAGTTGTAGTTGCTGCTAACTATAACTGCCCTGGACAATTAGTAATTTCTGGTGAAACTACTGCTGTTGAAAAAGCTTGCGAAGCAATGAAAGCTGCAGGAGCAAAACGTGCTTTAATTTTACCTGTTGGAGGTGCTTTCCATTCGCCAATGATGGAGCCTGCAAGAGAAGAATTAGCTGCTGCAATTGAAGCAACTACTTTCTCTGCTCCTATTTGCCCAGTGTATCAAAACGTAACTGCAAGCGCAGTTTCTGATGCTAATGAAATTAAAAAGAACTTAATCATTCAATTAACTGCTCCTGTAAAATGGACTCAGTCAGTTCAGCAAATGATTGCTGACGGTGCTACTTTATTTACTGAAATTGGTCCTGGAAAAGTTTTAACTGGTTTGATTAATAAAATTGACAAAGAAGCTGCTGTTGCAAATGCTTAA
- a CDS encoding Crp/Fnr family transcriptional regulator, which produces MALILENIAKHVSLTSEEQALFLSKLETHTYKAKTLLLNAGEVCKHSYFVNSGILRSFNINDNIVEHVLSFACEGWWMSDMYSYFSQKPGQLFIEVLEEAEVVSLSKENQEQLYLEIPKLERFFRILIENSLVANQQRLMDNLSLPAEERFEKFTKKYGTLVHKVPQKQIASFIGVTPEFFSKMKARLLKK; this is translated from the coding sequence ATGGCATTAATTCTCGAAAACATTGCCAAACACGTTTCTCTGACATCAGAAGAACAGGCGCTTTTTTTATCTAAACTAGAAACCCACACTTACAAAGCCAAAACGCTTTTACTAAATGCTGGTGAAGTCTGCAAACATTCCTATTTCGTAAATTCAGGTATTTTAAGAAGTTTCAACATTAACGATAATATTGTCGAACATGTACTTTCTTTCGCTTGCGAAGGCTGGTGGATGAGTGATATGTACAGTTATTTTTCGCAAAAACCGGGACAGCTTTTTATTGAAGTTCTGGAAGAAGCTGAAGTGGTTTCGTTATCTAAAGAAAATCAGGAACAATTGTATCTTGAAATTCCAAAACTGGAACGCTTTTTCAGAATTTTAATTGAAAATTCATTGGTTGCGAATCAGCAGAGATTAATGGACAACTTGAGTTTGCCTGCGGAAGAACGTTTTGAAAAATTCACAAAAAAATACGGAACATTGGTACACAAAGTTCCTCAAAAACAAATCGCTTCTTTCATTGGTGTAACACCTGAATTCTTCAGCAAAATGAAAGCAAGACTTTTGAAAAAGTAA
- a CDS encoding DMT family transporter encodes MKQSLDYKLIFALAAVGIIWGTTFLGIRVAVETIPPWFVTSIRQGLAGIIMMIILLFKKELKWIGWENLKHQLVPSILMIVIANGFTTVAEQTVPSGLASVISAMAPILIFLGSILFKLQKPSLRGFIGVIIGFSGVVFIFKDGLGSFLDADYRIGMMFMGFAITAWAAGTIYTKLHGNKSKNIVLNLFYQFTMASCIQIVLAFIFSPTIDVNLWSTKSIFAALYLSIFGSVIAFFSYNYALKHVTPVQVSILAYINTIIAVFFGWLILDEKITIDFIIATILIILGVFIINYKKKEKKTL; translated from the coding sequence ATGAAACAAAGCTTAGATTATAAATTAATATTTGCCTTAGCGGCTGTTGGAATTATTTGGGGAACTACCTTTTTGGGGATTAGAGTTGCGGTTGAAACTATTCCGCCTTGGTTTGTAACTTCAATTCGTCAGGGATTGGCAGGAATAATCATGATGATTATTTTATTGTTCAAAAAAGAATTGAAATGGATTGGGTGGGAGAATTTAAAACACCAGCTCGTTCCTTCTATTTTGATGATTGTAATTGCAAATGGTTTTACAACCGTTGCTGAGCAGACTGTGCCAAGCGGACTTGCTTCGGTAATTAGTGCTATGGCTCCTATACTTATTTTTCTGGGCAGTATTTTATTTAAATTACAAAAACCAAGTTTAAGAGGATTTATTGGAGTCATAATAGGATTTTCGGGAGTGGTTTTTATATTTAAAGACGGACTAGGATCTTTTTTAGATGCCGATTATAGAATTGGAATGATGTTTATGGGATTTGCAATTACTGCTTGGGCGGCCGGAACAATTTATACCAAACTTCATGGGAATAAATCTAAAAATATAGTTCTTAATTTATTTTACCAGTTTACAATGGCTTCGTGCATTCAGATTGTTTTGGCATTTATTTTTTCGCCCACTATTGATGTGAATTTATGGAGTACTAAAAGTATTTTTGCGGCATTATATTTGTCAATTTTCGGATCTGTAATTGCTTTTTTCAGCTATAATTATGCTCTGAAACACGTTACTCCGGTTCAGGTTTCTATTTTAGCCTATATCAATACTATAATTGCGGTATTTTTTGGCTGGCTGATTTTGGATGAAAAAATTACAATTGATTTTATAATTGCAACTATTCTAATCATTTTGGGAGTTTTTATTATTAATTACAAAAAGAAGGAAAAGAAAACTTTATAA
- a CDS encoding (4Fe-4S)-binding protein — MNPNNLTKEYTNGEVTIVWQSGKCIHSANCVKNNPDVFRPKEKPWITPEQSTTEKIISTVNKCPSGALTFYMNNKS; from the coding sequence ATGAATCCAAACAACCTCACTAAAGAATATACAAACGGAGAAGTTACGATTGTATGGCAATCTGGAAAATGCATTCACTCGGCAAATTGTGTCAAAAACAATCCGGATGTTTTTCGCCCAAAAGAAAAACCGTGGATTACTCCAGAACAATCTACAACTGAGAAAATAATATCTACTGTTAACAAATGTCCGTCGGGAGCGCTGACATTTTATATGAATAACAAAAGCTAA
- the aceA gene encoding isocitrate lyase: MKTTEDRIQELINDWITNPRWKGVERPYTASEVVTLQGSYKIEHSIAKMGAEKLWRKLKSQDYVAGLGALTGNQAIQEVDAGLEAIYLSGWQVAADANLAGEMYPDQSLYPVNSVPMVVKKINNALLRADQIQTVNNIEDRKDYLVPIVADAEAGFGGNLNAFELMKSMIEAGASGVHFEDQLSSAKKCGHLGGKVLVPTQEAINKLIAARLASDVMGVSTLIIARTDADAANLLTSDADPRDRKFLTGEKTTEGFFYVKNGIDQGIARGLSYAPYADLIWMETSNPDLDYARKFAKAMKKEFPDKMLAYNCSPSFNWAAKLTVAEMETFREDLAAMGYSFQFITLAGFHALNTSMFELSKAYKERGMAGYSELQEREFALQKNGFRAVKHQAFVGTSYFDAVQNTVMLGKSAITAMEHSTEVEQF; this comes from the coding sequence ATGAAAACAACAGAAGACAGAATTCAGGAATTGATTAACGATTGGATTACGAACCCGAGATGGAAAGGAGTTGAGCGTCCTTACACTGCAAGCGAAGTAGTAACACTTCAGGGGTCTTATAAAATTGAGCATTCTATTGCCAAAATGGGTGCTGAAAAATTATGGAGAAAGTTAAAAAGTCAGGATTATGTTGCGGGTTTGGGAGCATTAACTGGAAATCAGGCGATTCAGGAAGTCGATGCGGGTTTAGAAGCAATTTACTTAAGTGGATGGCAGGTTGCTGCTGATGCAAATCTGGCGGGAGAAATGTATCCTGACCAATCGCTTTACCCGGTAAACAGCGTTCCGATGGTGGTAAAAAAGATCAACAACGCTTTATTGCGTGCTGATCAGATTCAGACTGTAAATAATATTGAAGATAGAAAAGATTATTTAGTTCCAATTGTAGCTGATGCCGAAGCTGGTTTTGGCGGCAACTTAAATGCTTTCGAATTAATGAAATCGATGATTGAAGCTGGAGCTTCTGGAGTTCATTTTGAAGATCAGCTGAGTTCTGCTAAAAAGTGCGGACATTTGGGCGGGAAGGTTTTAGTTCCAACTCAGGAAGCAATAAATAAATTAATTGCGGCACGATTGGCATCAGATGTTATGGGCGTTTCAACTTTAATAATTGCTCGAACAGATGCCGATGCAGCTAATTTACTAACAAGCGATGCGGATCCAAGAGATAGAAAGTTTTTAACAGGTGAAAAAACGACTGAAGGTTTCTTCTACGTTAAAAACGGAATTGATCAGGGAATTGCAAGAGGTTTAAGTTACGCACCATACGCTGATTTAATCTGGATGGAAACCAGTAATCCCGATTTAGATTATGCAAGAAAGTTTGCAAAAGCAATGAAAAAAGAATTTCCAGACAAAATGCTGGCGTACAATTGTTCGCCGTCTTTCAACTGGGCGGCAAAATTGACGGTTGCTGAAATGGAAACGTTTAGAGAAGATTTAGCAGCAATGGGATATAGTTTTCAGTTCATTACTTTAGCAGGATTCCATGCTTTGAATACCAGTATGTTTGAATTGTCTAAAGCTTACAAAGAGAGAGGAATGGCAGGCTATTCTGAATTGCAGGAACGCGAATTTGCTTTGCAGAAAAACGGATTCAGAGCTGTAAAACATCAGGCTTTTGTGGGAACTTCTTATTTTGATGCCGTTCAAAATACGGTAATGTTAGGGAAATCAGCAATAACCGCAATGGAACATTCAACAGAGGTTGAACAGTTTTAA